The Streptomyces sp. NBC_00102 genome segment AGCTGCTGCTGGACACCGGGCAGGGTGAGGGAACCGGCGTCGCAGCCCTCGCCGCTGGTGCCCCGGCCGAAGAGACCGGCCCGGTCGCCCAGCGCGGTGATGACGATGTCGGCGTCGCGTGCGACGGCCAGGGCCTCGCTGAAGCCGTCCGTACCACCGTCGTCGATGCCACAGCCGGCCGCGGTGACGATCTCGCTGCCGGGGAACTCCGCCACCAACGCCTCGCGCAGCGTGGGCAGGTCGACTCCGAGCGGCATCTCCGGGTGCTGGCTGCCGACGTGCACGGGGAAGGAGTAGCAGCCGAGCACGGCGGTGGCCAGGTCGGCGTTGGGGCCGATCAGCGCGATGCGGGCGGGGGCGTTCTCGCCGCCCAGCGGCAGGATGCCGTCGTTGCGGAGCAGCACGATGGCGCGCTCGGCGATCCGGCGGGCCAGGGCGCGGTTGGCGTCGCTGTCCAGGACCACCGTGCCGCGGAGCGTCTCCGGGGCGAGTTCGGCCCCGGCGAGCGCGTCGGGGACCGGGTTCCAGTCGGCGTCCAGCAGACCGAGCTGCGCCTTCTGCACGAGGACGCGGCGGGCGGCGCGGTCGATGTCGGCCTCGGCGATGAGCCCCTCGGCGACGGCGGCGCGGAGCGGCTCACCGAACGTGTTGACGGTCGGCAGCTCCACGTCGACGCCGGCGAGGAGCGCGGCGACCGCCGCTTCCCCGAAGGTCCCGACCACACCGTGCAGGGACTTGAGGAACGCGATGCCGAAGTAGTCGGCGACCACGGTGCCGTCGAAGCCCCACGTGTCCCGGAGCAGTCCGGTGAGCAGTTCCCGGTCCGCGGCGGACGGGACGCCGTCCGTGTCGGTGTAGGCGTGCATCACCGAGCGCACACCGCTCTCGCGCACGGCCATCTCGAACGGCGGCAGGATGACGTCGGCGCGTTCGCGCGAGCCCATGCCGACCGGTGCCAGGTTGCGGCCCGCGCGGGAGGCCGAGTAACCGGCGAAGTGCTTGAGGGTGGCGACGATGCCGGCCTGCTCCAGGCCCTTGATGTAGGCCGTGGCGATCGTGCCGATGAGGTACGGGTCCTCGCCGATGGTCTCCTCCACGCGGCCCCAGCGGGCGTCGCGCACCACGTCGAGCACCGGGGCGAGCCCCTGGTGGACGCCGACCGAGCGCATGTCGCGGCCGATCGCCGCCGCCATGTCGCCGATGAGCGCCGGGTCGAAGGTCGCGCCCCAGGACAGCGGCACGGGGTACGCGGTCGCGCCGTAGGCGGCGAATCCCGCGAGGCACTCCTCGTGGGCCACGGCGGGGATGCCGAAGCGGTTGGCGGCGGTGATCGCGCTCTGCGTGCGCAGCAGCGAGAGCGCACCGAGGGCGGGGTCGACCGGGACCGTACCGAACGGCCGGGTGAGCTGGCCCAGCCCCTCGGGCAGCAGGTCGGCCAGCGGCGGAGGCTCCTCCATGTCGTGCTGGTGCGGGGCGACTTCGGCCCCTTCGTCGGAGGCGCCCACCCAGATTCCGAAGAGCTGGGCGATCTTCTCCTCCAGCGTCATCTCCCGGAGCAGGGCGTCTGCGCGATCGGCCGGGGTGCGGGACGGGTCCCGCCACAGCGGGAGCGTCACTTCTTCGGCCGGTTCGGTCTGTACGGACACGTGGTCGGTCACTTTCCTCCGACTCCCATCAGCCCCTGTACCAGGGCTCGGCGGGCGAACAGATATACGAGCAGGATGGGGAGCATGGACAGCACGACAGCCGCGAGCATCCCCGGCATGTCGACCCCGTGTTCGGTCTGGAAGTCGTAGAGGCCCATGGTGATGACCTTGGACGAGGCCGACTGCGTCAGGACGAGCGGGAAGAGGAAGCCGTTCCACGCCTGGAGGGCGGAGAAGACGACGATGGTGGAGATCCCGCTCTTGGAGAGCGGCAGTACCAGCTGGAAGAAGACCCGCCGGTGGGTGGCGCCGTCCATCGTCATGGCCTCGTACAGCTCCGGGGTGATGTCGCGCATCACACCGGTGAGGATCAGGGCGCACACCGGCATCGCGAACGCCGCTGTCGGCAGGATGATGCCGACGAGGTTGTCGTAGAGCCCGGCTTCGCTCATCGCGAAGAACATGGGCACGATCACGGCCTGCGAGGGGATGGCGAGCCCCAGCAGGAAGAGCCGGAACACCATGCCGGTCACGCGGCTGCGGCTGCGGACGATCGCGTACGAGAGCGGCGCCACGAGCAGGACCACGATGGCCACCACGGAAAGGGTGACGATCACGGTGTTCAGGAAGTACTGCCCGAACCCGCTGTTGAAGTCGTTGACGTAGTTGTCGAGCGTGAAGTGCTTGGGCAACGCGAACGGGCCGTTGGATCCGTAGTCGGCGCGGCTCTGGAAGGTCGCGACGAGCATCACGTAGAGCGGCAGCCCCACGACGAGGAGCCAGACGGTGGAGCCGAAGCCGGCGAGGATGTTGGGACGGCGCCTGCTCACATGCCCTCCATGGTGCTGTTCATCTTGTCGTAGCCCGTGAGGCGCACCATCACCAGCGAGATGACCGTGGCGACCAGGACCAGCATCACGCCGATGGCCGAGGCCGTTCCGTAGTCGAAGGTCTTGAACGCCTTCTGGTACAT includes the following:
- a CDS encoding glycoside hydrolase family 3 N-terminal domain-containing protein, whose protein sequence is MTDHVSVQTEPAEEVTLPLWRDPSRTPADRADALLREMTLEEKIAQLFGIWVGASDEGAEVAPHQHDMEEPPPLADLLPEGLGQLTRPFGTVPVDPALGALSLLRTQSAITAANRFGIPAVAHEECLAGFAAYGATAYPVPLSWGATFDPALIGDMAAAIGRDMRSVGVHQGLAPVLDVVRDARWGRVEETIGEDPYLIGTIATAYIKGLEQAGIVATLKHFAGYSASRAGRNLAPVGMGSRERADVILPPFEMAVRESGVRSVMHAYTDTDGVPSAADRELLTGLLRDTWGFDGTVVADYFGIAFLKSLHGVVGTFGEAAVAALLAGVDVELPTVNTFGEPLRAAVAEGLIAEADIDRAARRVLVQKAQLGLLDADWNPVPDALAGAELAPETLRGTVVLDSDANRALARRIAERAIVLLRNDGILPLGGENAPARIALIGPNADLATAVLGCYSFPVHVGSQHPEMPLGVDLPTLREALVAEFPGSEIVTAAGCGIDDGGTDGFSEALAVARDADIVITALGDRAGLFGRGTSGEGCDAGSLTLPGVQQQLLDALLDTGTPVVVTLLAGRPYALGRAVDEAAAVVQTFFPGEEGTHALASVLSGRVAPSGRLPVSVPMKPDAQPSTYLAARLGHANEVSNIDPTPAFGFGHGLAYTTFEWSGLAVASAEIGTDGSAELECTVRNTGDRDGVEVVQLYLHDPVASVVQPVQRLAGYVRVELAAGEAARVRVAVPADLASFTGRDGVRVVEPGALELRLSASSTDPRLTAEVTLTGPARKVDHTRRLHAEFEVETVKGL
- a CDS encoding carbohydrate ABC transporter permease yields the protein MSRRRPNILAGFGSTVWLLVVGLPLYVMLVATFQSRADYGSNGPFALPKHFTLDNYVNDFNSGFGQYFLNTVIVTLSVVAIVVLLVAPLSYAIVRSRSRVTGMVFRLFLLGLAIPSQAVIVPMFFAMSEAGLYDNLVGIILPTAAFAMPVCALILTGVMRDITPELYEAMTMDGATHRRVFFQLVLPLSKSGISTIVVFSALQAWNGFLFPLVLTQSASSKVITMGLYDFQTEHGVDMPGMLAAVVLSMLPILLVYLFARRALVQGLMGVGGK